A genome region from candidate division KSB1 bacterium includes the following:
- a CDS encoding glycosyltransferase: MVAARNEQNTIRNCLKALLAQSYPQDRIEFIVVVDQSTDKTLNYAEAISRTDPRLRVFQNTASLWKSSKKAALALAVQQATGEIILFTDADCTPGPRWVSRMVSRFSPHTGLLAGFSPQLAGRGLWSAVLCIDSAAAALVSAGTIGWNHGVTCTGRNLAVRSQALNDIGGYAALPDTLSGDDDFLLHAVQNSSPWDTAYCMNQDATVPSQGPSGIWAFLVQKQRHISSGKHYHTGAGWGYALYHVFNVILWLAPVSGSEYFGLFLLAKLGMDFLILSWFLKQVYGKLNLLGFLGWNVFFPVYHLLSAPVAFLGRLTWK, from the coding sequence GTGGTGGCTGCCAGAAATGAACAGAACACGATCCGAAACTGCCTGAAAGCACTCTTGGCGCAATCTTATCCCCAGGACCGTATCGAGTTCATTGTGGTCGTTGATCAATCCACGGATAAAACGCTCAACTATGCAGAAGCGATTTCGCGAACAGATCCCCGGTTGCGTGTTTTTCAAAACACCGCAAGTCTGTGGAAAAGCAGCAAAAAAGCCGCCCTTGCTCTGGCTGTGCAGCAGGCAACAGGCGAAATTATTCTGTTCACAGATGCAGATTGTACGCCCGGACCTCGATGGGTGTCCCGGATGGTATCGCGGTTCTCTCCTCATACCGGTCTTTTGGCGGGCTTTTCTCCGCAACTTGCCGGCCGCGGATTATGGAGCGCTGTTTTGTGTATTGACAGCGCAGCCGCAGCTTTGGTCAGCGCTGGAACCATTGGCTGGAATCACGGAGTGACCTGCACCGGACGAAATCTGGCGGTACGAAGCCAGGCGCTGAATGACATTGGCGGCTATGCGGCGTTACCGGATACGCTTTCCGGTGATGATGATTTTTTGCTGCACGCTGTTCAAAATAGCAGTCCATGGGATACAGCTTATTGTATGAATCAGGATGCAACAGTGCCGTCCCAAGGCCCATCCGGGATATGGGCTTTTCTTGTGCAAAAACAAAGACATATTTCATCCGGTAAACACTATCATACCGGGGCCGGGTGGGGATATGCACTGTATCATGTTTTTAATGTGATTCTTTGGCTTGCACCGGTTAGTGGGTCAGAATATTTTGGACTCTTTTTATTGGCAAAGCTGGGTATGGATTTTTTGATTCTTTCATGGTTTCTAAAACAGGTCTATGGTAAATTGAATTTATTGGGGTTTCTGGGCTGGAACGTTTTTTTCCCCGTATATCACCTGTTATCTGCGCCTGTCGCGTTTCTCGGGCGACTGACCTGGAAATAA